The nucleotide sequence GCGTGGTGCTGCTGCATCCGAAGGACCTCCAGGAGCTGGGCCTGTCGGAAGGGCAGCTGGTGGACCTGACGAGCCACTTCCAGGGCGAGACGCGCGTGGCGCGGCACTTCCGCGTGGTGCCGTACAACATCCCCCGGCGGTGCGCGGCCACCTACTTCCCGGAGGCCAACGTGCTGGTCCCCGTGGACAGCTTCGCGGAGAAGAGCCGCACGCCCACGTCGAAGTCCGTGGTCATCAGCCTCTCCCCGTCCTCGGACGCTCCGGCCCTGACTCCAGGCACCGTCTCGTGAGGCTCGAGAGCGACATGCCGATGTCCCGTGAAGCAGGCTGGCCGGAGTCGCTGCGGCCCCTCTACGAGGGCGTGGCGGGCACACCTGCCGCGCAGGCCGTGGCCGCCTCCGTGCAGTGGCGGGAGTCCTTCGCGCAGTGGGTGCGCGGGGCCTCGCTGGAGGAGCGCACCGTGGCGCAGGCGGCGGCCTGGGCGCGGCTGGACGCTGGTGAGCGGACTCCGGGCGAGCTGCTGTTCCTGCTGACGTCCTGTGGCGAGCTGCTCTGGCCGTACGCGGCGCCGCCGCCGGGGCTGCTGGGGCGGCTGCTGTGGCGGCGCGAGGCGGTGGTGGGGGCGCTGAGCGAGGCGGGGGACGCGGAGGGCTCGGAGCGGGTGCGGCGGGAGACGGACGCCGTCGTGTCCACCGTGCTCACGCGCTACCTGAAGCGCCACCCGGAGTCGCTGCAGGCGCTGGTAGGGGACACGCCGTGTACCTTCGACGGCCGCGCGCTGCGCTTCCAGGGCGCGGTGGAGGTGGACCTCAAGCAGGTGCTGGGGACGGGCGCGAAGTCCATCAGCCTGCTGGAGCAGCTGCGGGCGCTGCTGCCTACGACTCCGGCGGAGGGGCGCGACCGGCTGGCGGAGTTCATCCGCTCGCGCGCGGCACGGATTCCGTGGCGTGAGGCGTCGGAGGTGCTGGCCGAGCGGCTGTTCGCGCTGGCGACGTCACCAGAGGGCCGCAGTGGGATGAGCGGCTTCCTGGCGTGCTACCCGGGCGGGCGCCGCGAGCCGGATTGGTGCGCACGCGCGGGGATGCTGCTGTCGCGGACGCTGGAGGCGGGTGGGCCGCCAGCGGTGGTGGAGAACCTGTGCGAGCTGCTGGCCCGCTTCGATGCGCCGCCGGTGGATGGGCTGCGCGGGGCGCTCGGCGCGCTGGTGGGCGGCGACTTCGAGTCCGCGGCGGACCTGGGGCCGGTGCGCTTCGTGCTGGACCACTGCCGGGCCACGCTGCGCAAGGGCGAGCCCGGGCTGGTGCTGGCGCTGCTGTGGCTGGAGGAACGGCTGTTCCGCACGGCCGTGCGCCGGGGCCTGGCGGATGCATTCGAGCGACGGAGCCGGGTGCGCGAGAAGCTGAAGGCGGGCGTGCCGGGCTTCGAGCACCTGTGCTGGCTGGCGGAGGAGTGCGCGGAGCTGTGGCCCCGCTTCGGCGCGGGCGGCGTGCGGCCGGGGCTGGATGAGCTGGTGGCGTGGCGGCAGGAGGTGGCCTCGCGGATGGGGCGCAAGCCCGTGCTGCGCAAGGCCTCCATCGAGTTCTTCCTCTGGTGCGCGCCGGAGGCCGCGTCGTCCGAGGCGGAGCTCACCGTGCTGGCGCTGGTGCGCACGGAGACGGACCGGCGGCAGGTGCGCAAGCTGAAGGAGCATCCGTCCTCGCGGGTGCGCTTCCGCGTGCGCACGCTGCAGACGTGGCTGCAGGGGAGCGGGAAGGCGGGGGAGGGCGCGGCTCCGGTGGCGCCCTCGGGAGGCGCTGGGCCGGCCTCGCTCACCGAGGCGCTGCGGCACCTGCACGTGACGCGGGCCGTGCCGCTGAGTGGACGGACGTGGCTGAGGGACCGGGATTTGGAGGAGCTGTTGCTCGGGGCCCTGGCGCGCGTGGAGGCGGACTTCGCCACGCGCTACCCGGAGCGCTTCCGCGAGGACACGGCGGAGCTGGTGGCGGGGCTGCTGGAAGGCCTGCGCGCCGAGCTGGAGCGAGTGAACGCGGACCTGGCCGCGCTGCTGGCGCCTGGGCAGTCGGCGCCTCGGGAGCTGGGCTTCACCGTCCGGCGGGTGCGGCCCACGCCCGCGGAGCCTGAAGCCAGCGTGGAGCAGGCCGTCCCCGTGGAGCCTGAAGCCGGCGGGCAGCCGCACGTCGAAGCGTCACCGGAGGCCCCCGAGCGCCACCCTGTGGCTCCCCAGCCCACGCCACGGACCGCGAGCGTGGAAGTGGCCCTCGTCCTCAAGGTGGAGGTGGAGGGCTTCCTGCGCACGGAGCGGGTGGCGTTCGTCCGCGTCGTGAAGCTGGAGCAGCGGGGAGAAGGCCAGTGGCTGCCTTCATTCCGGCTCGGGCGTGAGCACGTGGATGCGCTGCTGCAGCGAACCGAGGCCGCGTTCTGCCTGTTCCTGGCGCCGCCGTTCCCCCGCGCCGAGTGCTGGCTGGTGCCCGCGCGCCTGGTGCGAGGGTTGATGGAGACGCAGCGCTCGGTGTCCGGGGTGCGCCGCGAGGACGTGCAGCGCGCGGCCCGCCCGCTGGCGCAATGGCTGATGGGCGACCTGGTGGGCCTGTGGGTGGGCGACGAGCGCCCCGAGGCACTGGCGCGAACCCGGGCGGAGCAGGGCGCACCTGACTTCGTCGTGGAGTGGGTGCTGCGCTGAGCCTGCCGGCGCCGGGGCCCCATCGAGGCCCGGCGCCGGAGACCGCGACGCCTCTAATGGAAGTAGAGGTTGTCGATGAACATCGTGCCGCCGTTGGGCGCAACCAGGACCATCTGGGACAGGTGGCTCCTGTTCGCCAGCCCCTGGAAGGCGGTGGCCAGCGGCAGCTCATAGGACAGCCAGGTCCCGGTGGCGAGCGGAGGCGTCGATTCGACGGTGAGGGTGGCAATCCCCTCGGTGTCGTCGCCGCCACCGAAGACGCCGTTGGCCCCGAAGTCGACCAGCTTCACCTGGAAGTTGGTCGCGTTGTCCGGCGTCCACAGGTCCAGGTGCAGCGTGGTGAGGCCCCGGGCCGTCGCGTCGATCTGGTTGGCGCCGGCGGTGCCGATGAACTCGATGCCGATGTAGTTGGCCGTGTTGGCGAAGACGTACCTGCGCGGGGACGCGGTGCCGCCTTCGGTGGTGATGGCGAACGGCGTCCCGCCGGAACCGGCGCTCCAGCCCGTCAGCCACGTGTCCACCTTGGCGCTCTGGTCGGAGGCCGTGCCCGTGTAGCCGCCCGTCACGGAGCTGTGGAGCGAGTACACGCCCGCCCCCGGCGCCAGGGTGGGCGCGGGAGGCAGCGTGGTCGGCTGGCCGAGGACGCCCGTCACGGTGATGGCGTAGCCGCCGGTGACCGCCACGCCACCCAGCGTGGCGGAGATGGTCGCCGGGCCGCCCGCGCCGACGCCCGTCACGACGCCGGTGGCGCTGACCGTGGCGACCGCCGGGTTCGACGAGGTGAAGTCGAAGAAGGCGTTGGCGACCGGCTTCACGGTGACCGGGCTGGCCGGGTCGCCCGCGACGGTGAAGACGACCTGGTTCTGGACCGGGTCGATGTTGTACGTCCCCGCCGTCGCGACCGAGCCCGCGGTGGTGTTGCCGCTGGCGATGCTGGCCACGCCCGCGCCGAGGACGCCCGCACCGAGGTTCTCGTAGATGACGTCAGCGAGATAGAGGGTGTAGCCGTCCGGTGCGTCGGCGACGTGGAAGAGGCCGCCCACGTTCGTGTACTTCGCCGGGTTGGGGATGGGGATGGTGAACTTCTGCCAGGTCGTGGTCAGCGCAACGCTCGCGCGCTCGCTGCCGAAGCCGGTGCCGGCGCCCATGCCGGCATCGTTGCCGATGCCCGTCACGTTGAGCGACTCGGCCTTGCTCGCCTTCGCCCAGAAGGTCAGCGCGTTGTAGGCCGAGAGGTCGCGGGGCGTCGTGGTGTACCAGGCGCCGCCGGAGTAGTTACCGGTGCTGGTGACCTGGAAGTTGATGACCTTTCGGCCGTTGAAGGTCTCGGTGGCGTCGACGGTGACGTTGTTGGCGGAGTCGCCGAAGTCCGCGAAGGCCACGCCCGCGCCGTAGCCGTCGTAGAAGACGACCTGGTTCGCGCCGGGCTGCGCCGCCGCGCCGGTGACGGACACGGCCAGCGTGGCCGTCTTGCCGCCCGCCGTGGCGGTGATGGTGGCGTTGCCCACCTCCACGCCGGTGACGAGGCCGGTGTTGCTGACGGTGGCGGTCCCCGTCGCGCTGGAGCTGAAGGTCGCCGTCGAGGTCAGCGCCTGGGTGGTGTTGTCACTGAAGGTGCCCGTCACGGTGAGCTGGAGCGTGGCGCCCTTGGCCACCGAGGCCGGAGTGGGGCCAAGCGCGATGGACGAGAGCGTCGGCTCCGTCTGCGACGAGTTGACCGTCACCGTGGTCGTGGCGCTCTGGCCGTTGACCGTCGCGGTGATGCGCGCCGTTCCCGCGGCAACCGCCGTCACTACGCCGGTCGCGCTCACCGTCGCGGTGGCGGGCGTGTCCGAGACGTAGTTGGCGGACGACGTGAAGGCCCTCGACGAGCCGTCGGCGAAGGTGCCGGTGACGGTGAGCCGCTGGGTGCCGCCGCGGTTGAGTGTGACGGTGGCCGGCGTCACGCTCACGCTCGTCACCTCGGGACGGGCGGGAATGATGGTGGGGACGGCTTCATCAGTGTCGCCGCATGCCGTTTGGAGAAGGACGGTCAGCAGCAGCGAGGACGCAACCAGTCGATTGTGTGGGGTCATCACTCAACTCACGCTCCAGCGAGGCTGGGGTGCTGCGGAGGCGGATGGGAAGGACAGGGCGGGCGCTCCGAGGATGCCGTGACGCCCGGGAGACTTTCTTTGTTGCCCGAACAAAGTAGTCGCGTGAAAGTCGGACTGTCAACGTGCGGCCCCCTCCGTGAACATGACTTGGTGCGTCGTGTGCCGCGTCGACGAGAACCCGCCTCGCCAGACGTGCAGCTGGAGCGCCGCAGCCGTGGCCACCTGGACGCTGACCCGGGCCGACTCTTCCGGCGTTGAGCTCACTCGCGCGGCATTGAGGTCCCCGAAGACCTCATTCATTCGCGCGATGAACGAACCACGGTCGGGAAGGGCGACGCCGCCGTGCTCGACACGCTTGACGACGATGGCCTGGGACGCGAGCAGGGAGCTCCGGCCTCAGCGGACGGTGCTCCTCGCCTCGTTGCACTCGTCGCAGCCCGCGTCAGGAGGATGCAGGAACACGAGCGGGTCCTGGGCGAGCCGTTCGAGGGCCACCGCCACCACATCCCGGGCGCGGATGAGCCGGGCATGTGCATGTCCCACGGAGCCTTCGGACTGGAGGCCCCGCTCCCGGAGCCACCCGTCCGCGAGGGCGAAGCGCGCGCAGCAGTGGTCGTTCTCCCGGTAGTGGACGCGGACCGGGCGCCCGTCCTGGAGGACGGTGATGTGCTTCGGCGTGCCGTACGGAACGCGCGCGAGCAGCTCGGCGAGGTGGAGCGTGGTGTCGGCGTCGTGGCCGACTCCGAGCAGGAGCACCTGCCCGTCGTGCTCGTACACCTTGCCGACGGGGCTCTCCGGGACGTGGGGCGGCGTCGGGAGCGGACCGGAGGTGATGGCCTCCGCCTTCGGGCCGAGCGCCGCGAAGGCGAACGGGTGGCTGCTTCGCACGGCACCGGGAAGCCGCCAGAAGGTGTCCGGTACGACGCCCAGGTCCGGCGAGGCGGGCGTGGTTGCCGGATTGAACGGCTCTTCGTCGCTGCCCGTCCACGCGGGGGTGACCAGCGTCCCGGCGGGACCGAGGACGTCACGGAGCGCCTGGAGCAGCCCCGCGGGCCCTCCTTCGATGGGCCGCACCGCGCGGAAGGACGTGTGGACCAGCAGGACTCCGCCCGCTTTGACTCCGAGGGCGCGGAGCTGGTCCGCGACCTCGTCCCTGCTGAGCATCTTCCGGTGGGCTTCGTTCTCGGACATGCGCGTAGGGCTCCTCCTGGGCCCCCATGATTCCAGGACCGAGGGGGCTCAGGAAGCCCTTGTGTGCGGGATGACCGCTACTCCGTCTCCTCGGAAGGCGGCGTGGCGACGACCATGCCGTAGGGATTGTTCGTCCACTCGACGCCCTTCGCGTTCTTCCCGCCGGACTTGCTCCACGCCACCTCGAAGTCAGCCCAGGAGTAGACCTCCTCGCTGTTCTCATAGGGGTTGTAGACGCGGACCATCCACTCGCCGTTGGCGTCCTGCTCCACCGCGCGCACGTTCACCCAGTGCGCTACCTGCTTCGTGCTGACGCCGAAGTCGCGCAGCTTGCCGTAAGCGTCCGCGGTGTCGATGTTCACCAGCGCGATGAGCTGGTTGCCCTCGGCGAGGAGCCGCGCCAGCTCCGCCGGCGGCCTCGTCTCGCCCGCCACGTACCTCGACGTCCAGTCCGCCTTCCCGTACATCGCCATCAGGTCGTCGCGAGAGGTCGAGTTCCCGCTGTTGAGCACGCTCGCGCTCGTTGCTCCGTTGGAATCCTTGAACAGGGTGAGCGCCTGCTGGGGCGTCAGGCCGAGCGAGGCTCCCACCGCGAGGGGGCCGCACAGGTTGTAGTGGGTGTTGCGCCAGCCCTCGCCAAAGACGGTCTCCAGGTTGAAGTACTGCGCGGAGGCGCCGTCCTGCACGGCGTACCGGCTCCACTGGCCCACCTGCCCCCGGCCCAGCTCGCTGTCCACGCCGAGGAATGGACTCTTCACGCGCACGCCGCCCTCGGTGACGCCGTTGAAGAGCAGGTCGGTCTGCTCGCGCACGGCCGCCTGCCATTGCTCCTGGAAGACGGCCTGCCTGTCTTCGGGCGGCAGGTGGTGCCACGTCTGCCGGTCGATGGACGGCGGAGGTGGGCCGTTGGGGTCGAAGTCCGGCATCGGCCAGTCCTGCGCCACGGCCTTCTCCCGCTCGGCCTGGATGAATCGCTGCTGGCCCTCCGGCCCCAGGGCGGTCCACATGACCCGCTCCAGGTCAGGGGGCCGGGTGCCCTCCACCAGCCACTCCGGGAAGCGGGGCGGCGTGCTGTCGACGACGAGGTCCGCGGACACCCAACCCACGGTGCCATCCTGCAGCTCCACGTTCAGCCAGGTGCCGTCCGGGTTCTGGCCGAGCACCTGCATCCGGTCACCCGCCTGCTGCGTGTCGATGATGGTGGTGCCCTGGGTGCCCGGGCTGTTGCGGATGTTGGTGTTCCCGGTCGACGTCGGGCTGACCCAGCGCTCGTCGTCCGCGACCTGGCGGCTGGCCACACCGGACAGGCCCAGCTGCTGGATGAGGGCCTCGCGCCCCGGCCCCGGAGGCGTGGAGAGGACCTGCTTGGCCTGGGCGGCGGGAATGGAGACGGGCTGGGAGTACTGGGGGTGCATGGCCTGCCACTGGCCCAGCGTCTCGTAACGCACCTGGGGGTGGTTGGGGTCCACCACGGAGCCGTCCGGCCTGCGCACCAGGGCGTGGCCGACGCCGTCGCGCGAGTCCTTCATGAGGACGATGGAGTCTCCGGGCCGAGCCAGGCCCACGGCCTTCTCGAGGCAGTTGGCGCGTCCGTCTCCCAGCTGCTCCGTGTGCAGGCTGCTCCCCGCGGGGGAGGAGGGCACGAACTGGGAGGTCGAGGCGAACTGGAACGGCGGGGGTGCCGCCGCCGGCTGCTGCTGCACGGGGCCGGCCTTGGCGGGCGCGGGCGCCGGGGCGGGGGGCGGGGGCGGTGGCGCGAAGCGGGGGAACTTGATCATGGTGGGGCGACCTCTCTGACGAAGACTGCCTGTCTCCAGGACAAGCCTTCCTGTTCAAGTGTCGCGCCCAAACCGACACCGGTTGAATTAAGCCGAGTTAAATCCGTGCTGTTGTCTCGGTCGGCACTCAAGTGCCCGCCCGTTTCCAGAGCCGCTATTCCGTTGTCGCTGCCGGGGGCGTGGCGACGACCATGCCGTAGGGCGTGTTGCCCGCCGTCTTGCTCCACGAGGCTTCGAAAGTACTCCAGGAATAGACCTCCTCACGGTTCTCGAAGGGGTTGTAGACGCGGACCATCCACTCGCCGTTGGCGTCCTGCTCCACCGCGCGCACGTTCACCCAGTGCGCCACCTGCTTCGTGCTGACGCTCATGTCGCGCAGCCTGCCGTCCGCGCCCTTGGTGTCGATGTTCACCAGCGCGATGAGCTGCTTGCCGTCCTCGAGGAACATCATCAGCTCTTCCGGGAGCTGATGTTTGGCCTGTGTCTCCGACGTCCAGCCCGCCGCCGTGAACATCTTGCCCAGCTCCCCACCGTCGGTCGTGGATTCGTTCTTGAGTGAGGTCTCGCTGAACGGGACATTGGAGTTCTTGAACAGGGTGAGCGCCTGCTGGGGCGTCAGGCCGAGCGAGGCCGCCACCGCCAGCGGACCGCACAGGTTGTTGTGGATCACCTCCCATCCCTTGCCGAAGACCTTCGCCAGGTTGAAGTACTGCGCGGCGTTGCTCTTCGGCTCGATATAGCGACTCCACTGGCCCACCCGCCCTCTGCCCACATCACTGTCCACGCCGAGGAACGGACTCGTCACCACCACGCCGGCGTCGAGTCTGGCTTTGGCTTCGGGGTCGTCATTGAAGAGCAGGGCCGTCTGCTCGCGCACACCGGCCTGCCACTGCTCGCGGAAGATGGCCTGCTTGTCTTCGGGCGGCAGGTGGTTCCACGTCTGTGGGTCGATGGAGGGGGGCGGGGGGCCGTCGACGTTGAACTCCGGCATCGGCCAGTCCTGCGCCACGGCCTTCTCCCGCTCGGCCTGGATGAACTGCTGCTGGCCGTCCGGCCCCAGGGCGTCCCACATGACCCGCTCCAGCTCGGGGGGGCGGGTACCCTCGGCCAACCACTGGGGGAAGCGCGGCGGCTGTGGGGGCACCGTCTCGTTGACGTCCGTCGCGGATATCCAGCCCTGGGTTCCATCCTGCATCTGCACCAGCAACCGGGATTTGTCCTTGCTCTCGGAGAGCACCAGCAGCCGGTCACCCGCCTTCTGGTAGGTCGTGACTGCCGAGTCCGGGGCGGCGGTGCTACGGACCGTGACGGCCCCCGTCGGGGTGACCCAGCGCTCGCCGTCCGCGACCTGGCGGCTGGCCACACCGGACAGGCCCAGCTGCTGGATGAGGGCCTCGCGCTGTGGCCCCGGAGGGGTGGAGAGGACCTGCCTGGCCTGGGCGGCGGGAATGGAGACGGGCTGGGAGTACTGCGGATGCATGGCCTGCCACTGGCCCAGGGTCTCGTAGCGCACCTGCGGGTGGTTGGGGTCGACCACGGAGCCGTCCGGCCTGCGCACCAGGGCGTGACCGACGCCGTCGCGCGAGTCCTTCATGAGGACGATGGAGTCTCCGGGCCGAGCCAGGCCCACGGCCTTCTCGAGGCAGTTGGCGCGTCCGTCTCCCAGTTGCTCCGTGTGCAGGCTGCTCCCCGCGGGGGAGGAGGGCACGAACTGGGAGGTCGAGGCGAACTGGAACGGCGGGGGTGCCGCCGCCGGCTGCTGCTGCGCGGGGCCGGCCTTGGCGGGCGCGGGGGCCGGAGCGGGAGGCGGGGGCGGCGGCGCGAAGCGGGGGAACTTGATCATGGCGGGGCGACCTCTCTGACGAAGACTGCCTGTCTCCAGGACAAGCCTTCCTGTCCAAGTGTCGCGCCCAATCGAACGCGGGTTGAATTAAGCCGAGTTAAATCAACGGTGTTCCCAGCAGCGCCTTGAGGGCCTTCACCCGGCTCCGGCCCACGGGAAGCCGGGTTCCGTCCTTCAGCTCCACTGCCGTGCGGGAGCCCTCCAGGGTCCACAGGCGCGTCACGTCCTGGAGCGGCACCAGGTGCGACCGGTGGATGCGCACGAAATCTGTAGGCAGCAGCGCCTCCAGCCGGTCCAGGCTCTTCTCGCTCAGCTCGGTGCGGCCGTCTCTCAGCACCAGCTCCGCGTAGTCCCCGGCGCCCTGGATGTAGGCCACCTCTTCCAGCGGCACGCGGAGGATGCTGCCGCCCTTGCGCACGGCCAGGGTCCGCAGGGGCCCAGCGGCTCGCCCCTGGACGCGGGACAGGGCCTTCTCCAGTCGCTCCCGTGTGTAGGGCTTGGCCACGAAGTCCAGCACCCCCAGCTCGAAGGCGCGCAGGGCCTGGTCCGTGTTGGCCGACACCACCACCGTGTGGAAGGAGCCCGCCGTCACCTCGTCCAGAAGCTGGAAGCCGTCCTCCCCCGAGAGGTTCAGGTCCAGCAGCACCAGGTCCACGGTGCGGCCGGCCAGAACCTCCTGAGCGTCGGCGAGGCTGTCGCGCACCAGCGGGGGCGGCGTGCCCTGGGGCATCAGCTCCTGGCAGAGCCGCGCCAGGCGCCGGGCCGCCATCGGTTCATCCTCCACGATGAGCACCCTCATGCCGGGACCTCCATCACCGTCGTCCAGCCCGCTTCCGTAGGCCCGGCCACCAGGCTCCACGCGCCGGGGAACGTCTCGTCCAGCCGCGCCTCGAGGTAGCGGGTGCCCGTGCCGTCCCCCAGGCCCGGCGTGGCCTTCGCTCCGGCGGGGGCACTGAAGGTGTAGCGCCGGCGCCCTCCCGCGCGTCCCTCCTGCAGCCGGAAGGCGACCGGCGTCGTGTAGCGGTTGTGGCTGAAGGCATTCTCCAGCAGCGTCTGAAGCACGGCCGGAGGGATGCGGGCTTCGCCATCCACGTTCGGGGCCTCCAGGGTGAAGGCGAGGCCGTGGCGGTAGCCCATGACCTCCAGATAGGCGCGGCAGAGCTCCAGCTCGCGTGCCAGTGGGATGTCCCGCTCACCCGACACGCCGAGGAGGTGCCGGTACACCGCGCCCAGCGACTCGATGAAGCGCACCGCCTGGGCGGGCTCCGTCTCCACCCACTCGCTCACCGCGCCCAGGGTGTTCATCAGGAAGTGGGGCTGGATGCTGCGCTTGAGCAGCTCCAGCTGCAGGCGCTCCGAGGCGCGAGTGGCCGACTCCAGCCGCTGGTGCTGGCGCCGGAGCTGGTACGCGTGGGCCGCCCCCAGGCACAGCAGCAGGCCTCCGAAGGCGATGAAGAAGCCACGCTCGGCGAAGACCATCGGCGACGCGAGGTAGAGCGCCATCGCGAAGCCCAGCCCTCCCAGGGCGGCCCACGCGCCCGGCTCCCGCCGCCACCGGGCCCGCAGGGCGATGACGAGCGAGACGACGAGCGAGAGCCCCAGGGCCACGGTGTTCCTGCCATCGAAGCCCGCGACGCCGGTGAGCAGCAGCAGGCCCACGGCCAGCGCGCCCCACCAGGGGGCCCGGCGCGGCTCGCGGAAGGCCGCGTGCAGGGTGGCGGGAAGCAGGACGGCCGCTGCCAGAACGGAGGCGAACAGGAGCCAGAGCCGGACGATGTGCAGATGATAGGGATAGCTCGCCAGCCCCCGCCACGCCTCGAGGAGCAGCTGCGCCGAGGCGGCGAGGCAGAGCAGCCCGAGGAGCAGGGTAGCGCGATTGCGCCGCTCCATGAAGTACCGCGCGAGGTGGTGCAGGCCCATCAGCACCAGCGCCCCCAGCATGGCCAGGGAGGGCACGAGCCAGAGCAGGCGGCCCCGGGCGAGCTGGGATGCCTCGCCCACCCGCAGCTGGTACAGCGTGCCGACGGGCTGGAACCCCCGATGGTGCGCGGAGCCGCGGATGACCAGCAGGTGCGGGCCCGGCGTGGCGTGCTCCGGTGGAAGGGGAAGCAGGACGTCCACGATGCCGGGCAGCTCCTCCGCGGGTGTGCGCCCCACGCGACCGTTGCGGCCGAGAGGAGCACCGTCCCACCACGCCTCCCACGAGCCCAGCAGGGAGAGGGCCAGGGCGGGCGTGGGCGCGTCCGGCGCTCGCGGAGGGACGTCGACGCGGAGGCGAAGCCAGAAGGGCCCTGGTCCCTCGGAGATGCGCGACCGGTCGACGGTGCGCCAGCCTTCACCACCCGG is from Pyxidicoccus xibeiensis and encodes:
- a CDS encoding Ig-like domain-containing protein; the encoded protein is MSVTPATVTLNRGGTQRLTVTGTFADGSSRAFTSSANYVSDTPATATVSATGVVTAVAAGTARITATVNGQSATTTVTVNSSQTEPTLSSIALGPTPASVAKGATLQLTVTGTFSDNTTQALTSTATFSSSATGTATVSNTGLVTGVEVGNATITATAGGKTATLAVSVTGAAAQPGANQVVFYDGYGAGVAFADFGDSANNVTVDATETFNGRKVINFQVTSTGNYSGGAWYTTTPRDLSAYNALTFWAKASKAESLNVTGIGNDAGMGAGTGFGSERASVALTTTWQKFTIPIPNPAKYTNVGGLFHVADAPDGYTLYLADVIYENLGAGVLGAGVASIASGNTTAGSVATAGTYNIDPVQNQVVFTVAGDPASPVTVKPVANAFFDFTSSNPAVATVSATGVVTGVGAGGPATISATLGGVAVTGGYAITVTGVLGQPTTLPPAPTLAPGAGVYSLHSSVTGGYTGTASDQSAKVDTWLTGWSAGSGGTPFAITTEGGTASPRRYVFANTANYIGIEFIGTAGANQIDATARGLTTLHLDLWTPDNATNFQVKLVDFGANGVFGGGDDTEGIATLTVESTPPLATGTWLSYELPLATAFQGLANRSHLSQMVLVAPNGGTMFIDNLYFH
- the aac(3)-IV gene encoding AAC(3)-IV family aminoglycoside N-acetyltransferase, which encodes MSENEAHRKMLSRDEVADQLRALGVKAGGVLLVHTSFRAVRPIEGGPAGLLQALRDVLGPAGTLVTPAWTGSDEEPFNPATTPASPDLGVVPDTFWRLPGAVRSSHPFAFAALGPKAEAITSGPLPTPPHVPESPVGKVYEHDGQVLLLGVGHDADTTLHLAELLARVPYGTPKHITVLQDGRPVRVHYRENDHCCARFALADGWLRERGLQSEGSVGHAHARLIRARDVVAVALERLAQDPLVFLHPPDAGCDECNEARSTVR
- a CDS encoding SH3 domain-containing protein, with the protein product MIKFPRFAPPPPPPAPAPAPAKAGPVQQQPAAAPPPFQFASTSQFVPSSPAGSSLHTEQLGDGRANCLEKAVGLARPGDSIVLMKDSRDGVGHALVRRPDGSVVDPNHPQVRYETLGQWQAMHPQYSQPVSIPAAQAKQVLSTPPGPGREALIQQLGLSGVASRQVADDERWVSPTSTGNTNIRNSPGTQGTTIIDTQQAGDRMQVLGQNPDGTWLNVELQDGTVGWVSADLVVDSTPPRFPEWLVEGTRPPDLERVMWTALGPEGQQRFIQAEREKAVAQDWPMPDFDPNGPPPPSIDRQTWHHLPPEDRQAVFQEQWQAAVREQTDLLFNGVTEGGVRVKSPFLGVDSELGRGQVGQWSRYAVQDGASAQYFNLETVFGEGWRNTHYNLCGPLAVGASLGLTPQQALTLFKDSNGATSASVLNSGNSTSRDDLMAMYGKADWTSRYVAGETRPPAELARLLAEGNQLIALVNIDTADAYGKLRDFGVSTKQVAHWVNVRAVEQDANGEWMVRVYNPYENSEEVYSWADFEVAWSKSGGKNAKGVEWTNNPYGMVVATPPSEETE
- a CDS encoding SH3 domain-containing protein; the protein is MIKFPRFAPPPPPPAPAPAPAKAGPAQQQPAAAPPPFQFASTSQFVPSSPAGSSLHTEQLGDGRANCLEKAVGLARPGDSIVLMKDSRDGVGHALVRRPDGSVVDPNHPQVRYETLGQWQAMHPQYSQPVSIPAAQARQVLSTPPGPQREALIQQLGLSGVASRQVADGERWVTPTGAVTVRSTAAPDSAVTTYQKAGDRLLVLSESKDKSRLLVQMQDGTQGWISATDVNETVPPQPPRFPQWLAEGTRPPELERVMWDALGPDGQQQFIQAEREKAVAQDWPMPEFNVDGPPPPSIDPQTWNHLPPEDKQAIFREQWQAGVREQTALLFNDDPEAKARLDAGVVVTSPFLGVDSDVGRGRVGQWSRYIEPKSNAAQYFNLAKVFGKGWEVIHNNLCGPLAVAASLGLTPQQALTLFKNSNVPFSETSLKNESTTDGGELGKMFTAAGWTSETQAKHQLPEELMMFLEDGKQLIALVNIDTKGADGRLRDMSVSTKQVAHWVNVRAVEQDANGEWMVRVYNPFENREEVYSWSTFEASWSKTAGNTPYGMVVATPPAATTE
- a CDS encoding LytR/AlgR family response regulator transcription factor, giving the protein MRVLIVEDEPMAARRLARLCQELMPQGTPPPLVRDSLADAQEVLAGRTVDLVLLDLNLSGEDGFQLLDEVTAGSFHTVVVSANTDQALRAFELGVLDFVAKPYTRERLEKALSRVQGRAAGPLRTLAVRKGGSILRVPLEEVAYIQGAGDYAELVLRDGRTELSEKSLDRLEALLPTDFVRIHRSHLVPLQDVTRLWTLEGSRTAVELKDGTRLPVGRSRVKALKALLGTPLI
- a CDS encoding sensor histidine kinase; this encodes MACWLLIASLGLLLPAQTPGPAVDADLVEVHAEDLPVERALDPGGEGWRTVDRSRISEGPGPFWLRLRVDVPPRAPDAPTPALALSLLGSWEAWWDGAPLGRNGRVGRTPAEELPGIVDVLLPLPPEHATPGPHLLVIRGSAHHRGFQPVGTLYQLRVGEASQLARGRLLWLVPSLAMLGALVLMGLHHLARYFMERRNRATLLLGLLCLAASAQLLLEAWRGLASYPYHLHIVRLWLLFASVLAAAVLLPATLHAAFREPRRAPWWGALAVGLLLLTGVAGFDGRNTVALGLSLVVSLVIALRARWRREPGAWAALGGLGFAMALYLASPMVFAERGFFIAFGGLLLCLGAAHAYQLRRQHQRLESATRASERLQLELLKRSIQPHFLMNTLGAVSEWVETEPAQAVRFIESLGAVYRHLLGVSGERDIPLARELELCRAYLEVMGYRHGLAFTLEAPNVDGEARIPPAVLQTLLENAFSHNRYTTPVAFRLQEGRAGGRRRYTFSAPAGAKATPGLGDGTGTRYLEARLDETFPGAWSLVAGPTEAGWTTVMEVPA